The DNA sequence tgagcttctcttgcttcacaatatgctttgtaggcggtgacaagttcttcacgagctctacaaatgtgtgcccaatgattggATACTCCATATCTAGAAcgtacatctctttgctcagactccattgattgaggcgctttgaaagcgtcatttagatggctctgagtgttggtggcgctaccaacatggccagaggcgttgcctccctctctctttccacgttgacctcttcggttccgtgttcgcctattttggcggttaccttcccaagtagagcgattatatggaccagaacttccagaagtatccctaagattagggtttcgctcttggcgccctctcttagaggtgcgactataattggattctggaatatgttctgtttccacggatctcgaattatagttcttcacaaggatattgtcatgcttttcagcaacattcatagctccaatgagctcatgaaaccttgtgatccatcttgcatttacatccattcgatagttcttagcaaccatcaatgcatagacggggaaggtagagagagtcttctcaatcaacatcgcatctgtgatctttttaccacagaattccattaaggatttaatgcgaagtgcttccgagttatagtcaagaactgtcttgaaatcacagaagcggaggctatgccatctcacttctaggtcaggaagcaaggagtcacggacgttgccaaatctttcttcgagtgagacccacaaccttctggggtcttcttcattcatatactcatactggagcgaatcatccatatgacaagtcattaggatgatggctttcgccttatttgcctataaggctgctctatttgcttccaaagcttgagcttgctcaatagttagcacgtcTTGGTTAGGCtagagaatcgtatccaggattccatcggccttgagatgctggcagacatcacgaacccacctgtgatattcagagccagttgttcccaatggagcaaagtccaatttgttcaggttactcatcctgaaagagaacaagaaattagggttagtttcggagcgaaaatagctaccatgaaaacaaataaaatttctgagcgtagtcgcttctaagaaattaggaatttccaagcgtagtcgcttccaagaaattcgattccaagaggagttggattagatcgaaacaatgatgtttgtggtcgatcgtttcttctcaacaaactctaagtttggaggactctacaagctccaagcttggagtgagcacgaacccccacaattcggcttaattaggtctcccctatgatgaagaaaggggggtagaagaagggaggttgcaagtccctgagaaaaagaagcgaaaaagaataaaaaaaacttcaaaaacgggaacttttagtaaaccatacctcttaggattgcaaagCGTATTTGATCctcgttgtaggattgcagagcatattcgatcctcgttgtaggattgcagacgagcttcagtcctaggcgaatcaaacttgttgaaattcggagcagattcgcttctgaacagctcccactccgattggtgTTCAGGTCACAAAACCACTCCGATTGggatgaaatttggaggtcaaatAGAAGAGACATATGTGaataactttgatgaaggaagaatttttaTCTGAAGTCCTgaactagacgtttcggggcttgcaaactgactgatatgcacaggaacgagcatgctgaacagctcccacctaaaatggtgtacaggtctcaaaaagactcaaatatgtctgaaatttggaggtcagatagaagagacatagatgaacaactttgatgaagaaagtattttgatcagaggtcccGAACAAGATGTTTCGAGGTGTGCAAGCAGCCTGATCTGCATAGGAACGAGCGTGCTGGTGTGTTGcagggggcagcaggcgtgcggcaatgctgcaggggcagtaggtggcacacgggtgcgcaagggctgcaAGGGCAGCGTACggcatggctagcaagggctaggagcttgcagtagttttggtgagaagagttttggtttttagggctagggttagggctcgtgctgataacgtgttgtagagaaactgaatttgagaggaatttgctgtgtattctcattgataataggggtctctttatatagaggattacaatgcatagaatctcaatcatataaggaaagtaattctacattgattaggattctagatcattctaattaaatcttattaccactaggtcaagtaacttagagtttgggctaaacacaaattaggttttccttcaacaaatccATATTATGGTcgatttatatttatataataatTAATCTTTTTATGCCTGGAAATCTGGAATATATGTAGTTTTAtgacctaaaccctaaacatgCTCATGAGCGATGCCTTCTTCCCATTCGCTTGGAAAGAAGCATGCCAAAATTGGAGTTGGTGTTATTGCAGATCCTGGTGGCAGTGTAGGAGACGGAGATGCTATAGACCACTCCAACAAGCCAACAAGTACGGCGTTCCACTTGTTTTCACTAATGTGAGGCACTCATGGCATTAATAAAAGGATTAGTTTTGGTCCTTGCTCTTTTTACTTTCATCCCAGCACCTTTGCTCAGAGCTAAGAATCTAGTTTTCGTTGGATCACTAGGTTTGATTTCCACTCATGGAGAAACTTTTGTAGTCATGTTTCTTAAGAACAATGCATGTATTTCGGATACGATAGATTTTGTCTCTgttttcagtaaaaaaaaaaaaaattgatctatAAATTTTTTTCATGAACTAGTGtgggtataattttttttttctttcataaacTAGTCTAGGCAAATGAGCTTTTATTCTAGCAGCGTATTTACTATCCAACACAACTAATCAGTAAATAGTCgtaatatatataaaaactaACTGATCGATGCTTAATATTAATCAGCCGAAGAAAAAATCAATAGAAGAAAGCACAATAAAAATAGTCAAACCCCGTTAAAAAATGATGATCAAAATTGAGTTTGAGACCCAAAGTTGCCGGGGCACCCACACAAACATTATCTTGTCTAATCTTCTACGTCTTCGAGCATGTCTTCATGATCAACAACGACATCGCCAATACCAGTACAGGCACAGTAAACATCAACGGCAGGAAGTAGGTGCTCTTGTCCAGCCACTTTTCAATGAAGGGCAACTGAAACCAACGCTCACAAGGCATCTCCTTGGCTTCCGCACCAACCTTCAAGCAGTTACCGCGCTCCGCTCCTGCCGGAGGGACACGGGATAGCTTGCCAGAACTAAAACAAAATTGGTCGACAGATTCTGATTGGGGCATGCATGTACTGTACGCTTGGGGTGTTGCTTGAGAGTCAAGGAAACTGAATTCTTTGGAGGAGGAAGAGCCTGAGATCTCTGATTGGGTAGACATGAGCTCGTCGTAGGCTAGGGATGCTGCTTCAAAATCAAGATTGGCTACCGCGCTTAGGAAATCTAGTATTTGATTATTCTCTGTCCTCTGTCGTTGGTCCAAGAAATAGCCAGATGAGGACATTCGATCACCATATGCTTGGCAATTAGACATGGTTTCGTTTTCTAGCTACCTGCCGCCAAAGCCCTACTTCATGAAGATGCGAGCTAGAAGTGCCATTTTATAGTCATATCTATACTATGCAAACCTAAATTACCTAAatcttcttttcaaaaaaaaaaaattacctaaaTCTTATACTTTTATTGGTCATTAAAATACGATTATCTTCCTAATAAGGccataaggttttttttttcctaccaaTAAGGTAATTTACCAATTTATAACTTttattatgtattttttttttagaatgattAATTATTATGTTTGTTCTTAATTTTGTATAGCTAGTAAATTTCTGATAGTGAGATTTTTAACCGaagtttttttctcttctttttttgatcaaatctAGCGAAAGATTTTAGGAAGGAGTTGACAGAGAAAAAACAAAGGGATAAACTCAATGCATTGTGCACgttatcagtattaattaagtcAATAAGACTTAAGGTACAAAAACCCTGCAATTGCCCTTGGTTAATTAAAACTCTAAAACTATAAACTTTATTAGATAatggataaaacaataaattaaaaatatgaaatagaaaaagaggacaagagaaaaaaaaaggagggagagagagagagagagagaagaaactgTTAATCTCAACGTGGGATGACTTTTATTAGATGTGTGAGCAATGGATCACCAACGGCTATTTACCACAAGTCCACAAAGTCACAAACTGTAttactctttattttttttattgcagtttgagaaagaaagaaattatctaaaccaatttttttttctttttaaaacttaaaaaaagCCAATTGACACACGCGTAAGCGTGTGTTAAGAGGCGAGTTATTATTAAGCCAGCAACTTATTCAGTTCAATCGATCAGTACATGTCACCGTCTCTTCATCAGCATCTCCTAATTAAGGTATTTCATTATTCAATATTAAAACTAAACATGAAGATGAAGGTGAAGGTGAAGCTATCTCCGACTGAATCGTCATCGATCATCATAGACAGTGCTTGTTTCCCATTCACCTCCgatattttcaatttcatagtTAGCACCATTAAGAATAGACctaatatcatcatcatcatcatcaccatcactgTTTTCTTCCTCTAGCTTCTGACTCTGCGAGCAGAGAGTGCTCATCGCCATCCCCTTTTTGATACAGGCCCTGTGGAACCTGTGCTTTCAAGGCATTTCCTTGGCTTCGTCGCCGGCCTTCAAGCCATCAAGCAAATATATACTGCATTCTTTTCCTTCCTCATATGTCACTGTTACATTTGGCATGGCCTCTATGGCGGCCTTGGATGCCCTCGGCCACGACACAGGTGTCCGATTGATGACTCCAGGTAGCCCTCCAGTAAAAATTCGCCCTCCGATAGTAAATCTGTGCAATGACACGCCTTGGTCAGAGGAAGAGCCTAATAGCTCCCATAGGGACATGTGGTCACCGTCATTTGCTTCGGAACTAGACATATCCTTTGCTTGCTCTTCTTGATTACTATCTTAGGACTTAGGAGAAGTTATCTAATTCACGACCCATTTCATTGACTGCATATAAACAATAATGCAGTCCTAATTCCTGATTCGATCGTGAACGAGAAGGCAATCATTTCCGTGTAGGAATATGATTACGCATCTGTAGTTATATAGTTACGTAAGGACGCACCGGTCTTGCTCAAAATTCTCGATATGGACCGTCTTTGGTAAATTTTTAAATTAATATAATTTAGTAAATTTTGATCTAAGATCTAACAACGAGTCAGGTTAATGTCGAATGATTTAACACAATTTAACTAGATTAACGgtcgaatatatatatatatatatatatatttgagaaAGGGAAATAAGAGATTAGAAAGTTACATTAGTAATGAATGCATTGAATGCATTGAATAGCTATTGTGATACATCAATAATTAACGGTCAAATTAGAGTGGAATAATATTGACAGAGAATACAAAATCAGACGATAAGTAAAATTTTTAATTCCAAACACCATGTTGCTACCCATGCATCCTGTATCTCTTAATTATACTTATTACGAATAAACTTATCTTTTTCACAAAATATTCGTATACATTCAGACTCCGTTGCGTCATCAATTAACGGCCATCACAAGTCTAAAAAATTCTCCCTCTTTCCATAGCTATTTTCCACAAATAAAAGCGGCATCACCGACGACcaacttttttctttcaaaaaattcTGTAACCAAATGTTGTCACCCAAGATCTTTCAAAAGATTTTCTCGTGCTTCCTATCCAACATCAACCGGGCTGAGACTTGAGACCCACAACCCGGTCCCGGATCCGGTTCACCAAGAGCTCTCTTTTTGTTGggttcttctctctttctgtcCTACACTCAAACAAAACACATTTTCACaacacaacagaaacaaaagaaagaagaaacgaaGATAGAAAAAGCGTCGGTACCTTAAAGTTTGGTGGTGTTGTAGAGACTTACAGACCACCCCCATCTCCTCCGCCGCGAAAACCAACCTCGCCGGAGCTGCATGGATCCGTCGGCCTCGGCTTCTTCCGACATATACGAGATTTATCGCCGATACTGTGGTAATTTGAATTCCTCCCAaccttttttttatctttaaatATCTTTGGTTCTAGTTTATGCTTGGTTTCTCTAAATTTTAAATCTTCGATTGCTTTGGGTTACAATTGAACAGTCTTTGTTGGTGGGTTGTTTATGTCTTTGTGTTTGATTACCCAGAAACGATACAAAGGGTACTCTGTTCTTGTTTTTGGAGTTGGGTTTggtaatttttctttatttgattggGGGGAAAATTGGGTAGAAGATTGAGTTGTTTGGGTTTTTAAGCGTTTTGGGACAAGTCACCTGTACTGAGCTGATTGAATTTGTTCATTGCATAAAGTTATGATCTTTTTATACTAGCTAATTGCATTTGTCAGCGGATTAgtgaatgagttttggattATCTTTAACTATGTTGGGGAAGAATGGAATTCAATTTGACTGGTCTTTGGCCATACATGCTCACAATCTCAAAAAGTaccattatttttgtttttttgttttgtttctaggAGATTTGTTCTGAAGTTCCAGTTTCGAGTTGATGAGATATAAGTTGTTTAAATCATTGGTTCTGTACAGTCTATCCAGTCATTTTGAGaattttagttttgaattttaaCAAGTATATCCGACTGTTTTATGGCAGATATCAGAAGAGGAAATGGGTATGGGGAAGGTTACAGACAAAACAATGAATCGCTGGTCGTCCAATATTCAAAGGAGGCATTAACTCAGCTCTTAAATCTGGTGGACTCAAAACTGCGTGCTAGGTATGAAATTTCTATATTCAAACCAGGGTTGTGCTACTGTCCATAACTTGGAGTGCCCTTATGAACTGGTCGTTGTGTCCTGCATTATTCTGTATAGGAAATTTCCTGTTCAAGTAACATTCTGAGTTTCTGACACTTGGCTTTGGAAGTGGAGCCATCTTTATTTTCCCCTTGGTTATTGGATATTTCGATAACCTAGAGTGTTCACTTTGACAGGGTATCACTCTTTGATGAAATCAGCAAGCTAATGTCACAGCTTGACTTGGTGGTGAGATTTCTGTGCCAGAAGTTTTTAAAGCAGATTCATGTTAATGACTAAACTAGTGCTTTATATGCTATTGTTTTGTTAAATGAATTCTGTGAGTATGTTATGGGGAAAGTGTGTATTTTCTACTTGAAGGTTCGATTAAAAACAGAataatttttttcctctctctctctctctctctctctctctctctctgcaggTAGACTTCTCAGAATTCTCGCGCTTCTAtgagtttgtgtttttcttatgCCGCGAAAGTGGTCAGAAGAGTATCAgtaagttttattttatttatttttttgttccaGGCAGTATAATAATTCTCAATCTCTTGTCTTAATTTCCAACAATAGCCATATGAAAattcattttcctttctttgaGTTATTTGCAGCCGTACCTAAGGCGATTTCTGCATGGAGAATAGTCTTAGCTGGGAGGTTTCGCTTGCTGAATCAATGGTGTGAATTTGTTGAGGTACGAACATGCTAAGATTGCTGTGACTCTATGCTTGTTAGTCTTTGTTATGTGGGGCACATGTTTTTTATTAGTGAAGACACTGGCTAGATCAAGAATTTATTGTTCTGATGCCATCTAATTTGGAAATATGACGTGCTAAGTTTCATCACTAAAGTGGCTTTGTAATCAAGGATAAAAGTTGTGCCAACACCACCATTATACCCACTACAAAAGAATTAAAGTCTGAAATTTGGCGACTGTTGTATGTACTGTTGTTTATCTCATGCCACATATTTCTCATCCCCAACCACTGCATCCATGGATTTAGACATTTAGTTTTATTTGGTATAGAGGAACAGGaaatataatattattattcttcctttctttctttttttctttctttcggaTTCATGTGCGTGTTTCAAGGCAactaattttggttttcctcATAGAAAAATCAGCGGCATAACATCTCTGAAGATACTTGGCGGCAAGTTTTAGCTTTTAGTCGGTGTGTACATGAAAATTTGGAAGGGTATGATCCTGAAGGTATCTATCATCTAAATTCTATCTGATGATTGAGATGACATTTTGAAATGTAtgtatttgaatttgttttACTGAATCAATCTGTCCTGTGAGTGAGGCTATCAAATAGGACCCATccaatattatttttttttctcttattcaCTTAACCCCTCTCCATCTGGTTAtactttttgaatttttgtcTGGTTGTTTCGGCTACTGATCCTCTTTTATAATTTGCTACATTTGAAATCACTGGAGCTGTTTTTGGTTCTTGATTTAATGTGTATTTTATAAAATTGAGGTTCTTTAGCGAAGTCAAATATGTATGTGAGGTCAGAACTTCTGAACGTCATTTTACTTCACTAGAGATTTACAAGCATCTCCAAATTTGTCTCTTCTATCTTGGCCAACTAAACATATGATAAATACTTCCCTCATCATTTCTGGCATTGCCTCTGTGGATATTGGTTAGGATCGTCTGTGTGGTTGCAACTGGAAACTATATGCACATGCATTTGACTTTTATTTGTGGTTTTTGGTATGTGACTTCTGTAAGACAACTCCCTTGAGAGTTCTATGTCACCTCGTATGAGAAAAACttttaaccttttcttttacgGTTTTGCAGGAGCTTGGCCTGTCTTAATAGATGACTTTGTTGAGCATATGTACAGGTTCTATTACTAGACTCTCGTATCCTTCTCACTCCTTTACAGTATTTGGGTCAAATGGCATCTTCTCTACCCATATGGTTGGGGGTGGAGTGTGACTGGACATTGTAGCTGGATAACACCTAAATGAATAATAGCTTAAGTTATAATTATAAAATGCCAGGGAAAGGAGATAAAACCATTTAAACTCTTAACTTTGTTATATGTATGCATCTAATTCCTTTGTGTCCTCTGTCTTACAGGTTTTCGGGATCTACTGTTAATTCTAACTTTTGTAACTGTGGCGACTCAGAATCCTGGTCATGCATATATGATGAACCTCTACCTGGTACTTCAATCACTATTCTTTCAACCAGCTCCGTTGTCCTTTACCTTGACTGTTGCCAGATTTATATGTGATGGAATGTAACGCTTCATTGTACTGTTGTGGTGTTTTCTTTGGCAGGCTTGAAGAGTTATCCTGGTTTGAAGAGGAAAATACCAGGGGATGTTGATATCGATGAAATGGAGTCCTCACCTACCTCCTTCCCAGAGTGTACAGACTTGAATCCTACATTAAGCTTTAAGAGGAGTCGGGTGATGTCATACGGGCCAGCGAATGATATACCAGGAAATCATGTAGACGAATGCATGGAAGTTATTAGACATAGCAATCCATTAAATTCCTCCAAACCTCCGTGTGCAGTTGAAGGTTGCCTGTCAAAGGGCTTTGCAGGGCTCTTACGGGAGAGGGGAGTTTCATTTACATAAAAGTTGCCAATATTCTTTCATCTGATCTATTTGTATGCTTTGGAGACCAATTAGGATTCCTTTTTTGGTGATGTCTTTCATTAATTTGGTTGGCGAGTGTTGATAGTCCTTGTATTGCAATTGataaaatgaataaattaatttgttttttcctGTAGTTATTTGAATTTTAGGCATTTATGACGTTGGAGAGGCCAATTGAAATGCAATTAGTGATGAATTACGTGATTGTTTTCCATTACCTTGTCGTGATTTATTTAGATTCAAGAGTGCCTAGGCATTAGGGGATAGAAGAAGGTGAAACCTCTGCACGGTCTTTAATCTTTCCAAAACTTAAATCATTTAAATGGAGCCTTGGATGGTTTTTTCATACTCTGGACCTCATTCAACAATGAGGAGGGAAAATTCCACTGGATCAAAACTTAACCCTGAAAAATGCAACGAaagtttcttttctctttaacATGTAATTCGTAGAAAGTAGGAAGCCTAGCTTCCTTGTTTGTTGAAGCTTAGAAAAAGCTACCCATTTCTTCTTCTGAGCTATCATCAATTGTTACTCTGATACGCCCATCATGTCCTGTGCGCTAACTCAAATGAAATGAGTTCCCATCAATGTAAATCCTAATTTCTTCTTCGAGGAATCTGCATTGTAAATAGATTCCCAAGGACCATATTTTAGTATGTTAATCAGATATCATTAGTCTATACTATTAGGCTATTAGCTAAAACACAATGGTCCTGCATACTTGATCTTGGTCTCATTTTATTGAGCTCCGTTCAATAAACAACCATGAGTCACTTACAACTAAAAATTTAAATTGAAGAAATGATTGATTATTGAAAAATGTCGCATCTTACGAACTATACTATTGCTTGATCTAACTTGTTTTCTTTCACTGATTTCTACGAACCACAACTAGTTGCTGATAGCATTGAACATTAATACTAGAGCTTTATCAAACACAGTTCTAccttattttcttctccttttctttcacTCCTTCAGTTTTTCTAAACACGCTGATTAAAACGTTGTCTTAGTATTGTGGGAACGACTGTCGTTTAAGTCATCTCTTTCACCTCAACTTCAGGAGAGCCACCGGTAAATCGTTTCCAGTCCCTCGGATAGCTCCGTCCAACGACGGCTGCTCCCTGTGAAAATCATGCCGCAGGAGCTTTGATACTCCACCGTAGACGGCGGAGGTTGGCTGTCGATAACGACGGCGACGATCTCGCCGTCCTCGCCTTCGACGTCGTGAATCGCATCTCTGAGTTGAAGCTCCCATTCCTCATCCACAACATACTCGAATTCACCTCCGCGAATTGAGTGAGTTCGCGAGCTCCTCGAATTGTCCTGACGCCGGCCGCTGCTGACGTTGCCGATCGCCAGCCGGAAGCTTCCGCCGGCGGAGGAGGCTGTCTGGAGGAGGAGGTCCGAGTCGGACCGGAAGACCACGGCGCGGCAAACTGGACAAATCAGCGACTCGCCGGCGAGCCAGGTGTCGATGCAATCTACGTGGAAGGCATGGAGGCAGAGAGGGAGGAGGCGGAGCTGGTGCTGCGGCTCGAACTCCGCCAGGCAAATCGCGCAGTCTCCGCCGACGGTGACGGAGCCAGGGCGTTTCAGGTCGGAGAATTTGAACCgcgggaggaggaggaggaggccggAGGAGGAAGGTGCAGGAGAGACTTGCCGGCGGCGAGACTGTGAGTGCTGCAGCGGCACGGGGGCGTTGGCGGAGTGACGGACAGGTTGTGATCGGCGGAGGTAGTAGAGGAGGAGTGAAGCAGCGACGACCAGGATGAAGAGGATGAGGAGCACAATCGCCGGCGATGACATGGTTGTGGCGGTGGTTAGGGTTTTGGTctagtcagagagagagagtgtgtttatcagatttgaatttgaatttggttcGGAGTAGTGAGCTTTATATAGTCGCCAAAGGAAAGAGACGAGGATTCAAGGAGGGAAAAGTTTAAGTCGGCCCCTTTAGCCTTTCGAACCTATGAGAAACTGACACGTGGCGAATTGCTTGGcgtttaaattttattttattttatataacaAGGAATTCATTTCTCAGTTTCAACCCAAGTGAATTCATTTCCCAAGggtttaaattttattttaaatcaCTGAACTGCTCCCGGAAAAATTTAGGAGCTAACATTTAAACACAGTGAATCATATAGAAATAGAGGAAAGACAAATAATctttttaacaatatttacataGTAAAAACTACCGTGGTGAAAACCCGGCATATCTCGGTAAAGCTTGCAAAGAGTGCCATGAAGCAGCAACAGCTCTCACCATTGGTACTTTGCAGCCACAACAACCTCCTCATACTTCTGAGCAGCATTGTCCCAACTTAGGTCTTGCATCATCCCTCGTCTCTGGATTCCTACCCAACTCTGCTTGTACTCTCGATAAGTATATATGCAATTACCTAATGCATGGATGAGCTTACCTGTATCAGCGCTGTCAAATGTCCACCCAAGCCCTGACTCCTCATATGGATTGAAAGGATGTACAGTATCTCTGAGTCCACCGACAGCATG is a window from the Rosa chinensis cultivar Old Blush chromosome 2, RchiOBHm-V2, whole genome shotgun sequence genome containing:
- the LOC112190397 gene encoding DCN1-like protein 2 produces the protein MDPSASASSDIYEIYRRYCDIRRGNGYGEGYRQNNESLVVQYSKEALTQLLNLVDSKLRARVSLFDEISKLMSQLDLVVDFSEFSRFYEFVFFLCRESGQKSITVPKAISAWRIVLAGRFRLLNQWCEFVEKNQRHNISEDTWRQVLAFSRCVHENLEGYDPEGAWPVLIDDFVEHMYRFSGSTVNSNFCNCGDSESWSCIYDEPLPGLKSYPGLKRKIPGDVDIDEMESSPTSFPECTDLNPTLSFKRSRVMSYGPANDIPGNHVDECMEVIRHSNPLNSSKPPCAVEGCLSKGFAGLLRERGVSFT
- the LOC112187416 gene encoding E3 ubiquitin-protein ligase ATL4, whose protein sequence is MSSPAIVLLILFILVVAASLLLYYLRRSQPVRHSANAPVPLQHSQSRRRQVSPAPSSSGLLLLLPRFKFSDLKRPGSVTVGGDCAICLAEFEPQHQLRLLPLCLHAFHVDCIDTWLAGESLICPVCRAVVFRSDSDLLLQTASSAGGSFRLAIGNVSSGRRQDNSRSSRTHSIRGGEFEYVVDEEWELQLRDAIHDVEGEDGEIVAVVIDSQPPPSTVEYQSSCGMIFTGSSRRWTELSEGLETIYRWLS